The Naumovozyma castellii chromosome 4, complete genome genome contains a region encoding:
- the SDS23 gene encoding Sds23p (ancestral locus Anc_6.107), whose product MPSTKENSQSLRHTSIVEMLSTPPQLSQLPQLHHSTTNESQNSNNSISSLSVSSLQINNLQDETGIASPPGSISNNSSTVSTATQPVPILSNTNPTGTPAYNKKWQTIKLSQLIEQNKLITIEGSVSVEEAFNTLIKHHLTSLPVKLNANEDTISDFNANWLTFDYNDLNAYLLLVLNKIKVNDAKITRDCQNGQMVSVGDIIRLTPKNPFVKLSEMDDLSTVISILGSGVHRIAIFDDNDQQIKGILSQRRLVKYLWDNARLFEDLQPLFNSSLQDLKISNIEQPSTHHHHHHQTTSPTAESAPSIPNLRRSRIISIQGEQPLIDALYKMYHERISSIAVIDPQGNLIGNISVTDVKHVTRTSQYPLLHKTCRHFISVILNTRGLENGKDSFPIFHVYPTSSLGRTLAKLVATQSHRLWIVQPPNTSTANTTASTVSTNIPVSPSKSKHSSQSSSLTNSPIIASLDSPVTAPTPNLYETEYRAGKLIGVVSLTDILNLLTRKQTDHKQIDPQTARRARGHVQ is encoded by the coding sequence ATGCCCAGCACAAAGGAAAACTCTCAAAGCTTGAGACACACATCCATCGTGGAAATGCTCTCTACACCCCCGCAATTATCTCAACTGCCTCAACTACATCATTCTACCACAAACGAATCACAAAACTCAAATAATTCCATCTCCTCCCTCTCGGTCTCATCTTTGCAAATTAATAATCTCCAGGACGAAACTGGTATTGCATCTCCTCCAGGTTCAATCTCCAATAACTCATCCACCGTATCAACCGCAACTCAACCAGTACCCATTCTATCAAATACAAACCCTACTGGTACTCCTGCATACAATAAGAAATGGCaaacaattaaattatcACAATTGATAGAACAAAATAAGTTAATTACCATTGAAGGATCCGTCTCCGTCGAAGAAGCATTCAACACTTTAATTAAACATCATTTAACATCGTTACCTGTCAAATTAAACGCAAATGAAGATACCATTTCAGATTTCAATGCAAATTGGCTAACTTTTGATTATAACGATTTGAATGCATACTTATTACTAGTATTAAATAAGATTAAAGTTAACGATGCGAAGATTACAAGAGATTGCCAAAACGGTCAAATGGTATCAGTGGGTGATATAATTCGTCTCACTCCAAAGAATCCCTTTGTCAAATTATCTGAAATGGACGATTTATCCACAGTGATATCCATCTTGGGATCCGGGGTACATAGAATCGCCAtctttgatgataatgatcAACAAATAAAGGGGATATTATCACAACGTCGTTTGGTTAAATATCTCTGGGATAATGCAAGATTATTCGAAGATTTACAACCACtatttaattcatctttacaagatttgaaaattagTAATATCGAACAACCTTCTACtcaccatcatcaccatcatcaaaCAACATCACCTACCGCAGAATCTGCTCcttcaattccaaatttaagaagatcaagaatAATATCAATTCAAGGTGAACAACCTTTGATCGACGCACTATATAAGATGTATCATGAACGTATCTCATCGATCGCCGTGATAGACCCACAGGGAAATTTAATTGGTAATATCTCAGTCACAGACGTCAAGCATGTTACAAGAACATCGCAATATCCATTGTTACACAAGACATGTCGTCACTTCATCTCCGTCATATTAAATACAAGAGGGTTGGAAAATGGGAAAGATTCTTTCCCCATCTTCCATGTGTATCCAACAAGTTCATTGGGTAGAACCCTAGCCAAATTAGTAGCTACACAATCTCATAGACTATGGATTGTTCAACCACCAAATACATCAACAGCAAACACCACAGCATCCACTGTATCTACAAACATACCTGTATCTCCATCCAAATCCAAACATTCTTCACAATCATCTTCTTTGACTAATTCACCCATCATAGCATCATTGGACTCCCCAGTAACAGCACCAACACCTAACTTATATGAAACAGAATATAGAGCAGGAAAATTAATTGGGGTCGTTTCATTAACTGATAtcttaaatttattgacaAGGAAACAAACTGATCATAAACAAATTGATCCACAAACGGCAAGAAGAGCAAGAGGTCATGTTCAATAA
- the OLE1 gene encoding stearoyl-CoA 9-desaturase (ancestral locus Anc_6.106), with product MAPQITTRSSVEVATTPVLSNDIETVDLIEANIVASGANKKTVRVVNGLGSLMGSKEITQLDDSITAKVQPSTTTSGEKLHISEQPWTLNNWHQHINWLNMVLTVFIPAIGFYFALSGKVPVRKNVVLFALFYYVASGITITAGYHRLWSHRAFEARWPLRLFFAILGAANVQGSIKWWGHSHRIHHRYTDTPRDPYDARRGLWYSHMGWMLMKPNPKYKARADISDLNDDWIVRFQHRHYIPIMILTAFVFPTWVVGKYISPGDYMAGFIYAGILRVFAIQQATFCINSLAHFLGDQPFDDKRTPRDNWITALVTFGEGYHNFHHEFPTDYRNAIKWYQYDPTKLFIYATSILGLALNLKTFDANVIQQGIVQQQEKKVNKMKNKLHWGPTLDELPVWDKKEFVEQAQLNKNLVVISGIIHDISNYIPEHPGGESLIKQALGKDATRAFQGGVYRHSTAAQNVLSELRVAVLKENGNAAMNFVKRRGEQFDKNKFE from the coding sequence ATGGCTCCACAGATAACAACTAGATCCTCCGTGGAGGTAGCAACCACCCCGGTCCTATCAAATGACATAGAAACTGTAGATCTTATCGAGGCTAACATCGTCGCTTCAGGTGCCAACAAGAAAACAGTCCGTGTAGTCAACGGTCTTGGGTCCCTTATGGGATCTAAGGAAATTACACAATTAGACGACTCTATAACAGCAAAGGTTCAACCTTCTACAACGACATCTGGGGAAAAATTACACATATCCGAACAACCATGGACTCTTAATAACTGGCATCAACACATAAATTGGCTTAACATGGTCCTCACAGTGTTTATCCCAGCTATTGGATTCTATTTCGCTCTATCAGGTAAAGTACCAGTAAGGAAAAATGTGGTACTATTTGCCCTCTTTTATTACGTCGCTTCTGGTATTACAATCACTGCCGGGTATCATCGTCTATGGTCTCATCGTGCATTCGAAGCACGTTGGCCATTACGTCTATTCTTCGCCATATTAGGTGCCGCTAACGTACAAGGTTCCATTAAATGGTGGGGACATTCACATAGAATCCATCATCGTTACACAGATACTCCCCGTGATCCCTACGATGCTCGTCGTGGTCTATGGTATTCTCATATGGGTTGGATGTTAATGAAACCAAACCCAAAATATAAGGCTCGTGCGGATATATCTGACTTGAACGACGATTGGATTGTTAGATTCCAACATAGACATTATATTCCAATTATGATTCTCACTGCATTCGTATTCCCCACTTGGGTCGTCGGCAAATATATCTCACCTGGAGATTACATGGCAGGGTTCATCTATGCAGGAATTCTTAGAGTATTCGCCATTCAACAAGCAACTTTCTGTATTAATTCATTGGCTCATTTCCTGGGAGATCAACCATTCGATGATAAGAGAACCCCAAGGGATAATTGGATTACCGCTTTGGTCACGTTCGGTGAAGGATACCATAATTTCCATCATGAATTCCCCACTGATTATAGAAACGCTATCAAATGGTATCAATATGATCcaacaaaattattcatttatgCTACTTCCATATTGGGTCTTGCcctaaatttgaaaacttttGATGCAAATGTCATTCAACAGGGGATAgtacaacaacaagaaaagaaagtcaataaaatgaagaatAAATTACATTGGGGCCCCACTTTGGATGAATTACCAGTTTGGGATAAGAAGGAATTCGTCGAACAAGCACAACTCAATAAGAATCTAGTGGTCATCTCAGGGATAATTCATGACATATCAAATTATATTCCAGAACATCCAGGTGGGGAATCTTTGATTAAGCAAGCCTTGGGTAAAGATGCAACAAGAGCATTCCAAGGTGGTGTCTACCGTCATTCCACCGCGGCACAAAACGTATTATCTGAATTGAGAGTTGCTGTTTTGAAGGAAAACGGGAATGCCGCTATGAATTTTGTCAAGAGAAGAGGTGAACAATTTGACAAGAATAAGTTTGAATGA
- the MON1 gene encoding guanine nucleotide exchange factor MON1 (ancestral locus Anc_6.127) encodes MNLNENYIDNTHLIPASKKGNQDELSRGRPSDPTTSISINNETAIFQPSLSPATSMNALPRSTNASFVGSMRSLADLRNPPPLSSIHMSNDDNDAATSLMTRLNESIYSFDGTLSGGNHTMMRSIVSNEIPNVFQKTDDYDKNFFIFTSAGKPIFSMYNDAGDDDRQVSSLMGIMTTIIDYFKLNNSSNLKMINSNVSGLKFIFLDKSPILLMGYSKRGETSDEILKQLDLLHSYILSTLNERQLCRLFTKRDNFDLRNFLEPTDFENLRELCHLMNGKLYPDLLINSLQCLPLRKSIRTRIHTQMLQQLTQATSHDEITRGTLLYGLIVSSHNKMCSVLRPRGHTLHTTDLQLLFSLIWNQFQNIDNTQELWVPICFPKFNSSGFLYCYIKFLSDEQEYGSEQEETEGRRPVLVLISASKDAFFPLKVFGNKLVDSLREDGLLDYIVHSRGFRVRDVPAPLVHHFIYKSKRHVQYVMPELELNENEDELSEEAEIVRLSYERKLQNYYQQLHNTVTSDDGVELNGSILNYIQWGEEEEEQEALPDDTSLHFQRENIRMMGLCWITPKFELYVICNNGVTDKEMILRSAQKIVSWCRRNESRLFIQDGAIF; translated from the coding sequence ATGAATCTCAATGAGAATTATATCGATAATACCCATCTAATTCCAGCATCTAAGAAGGGCAACCAGGATGAACTGTCTAGGGGACGCCCATCAGATCCGACCACTTCAATTTCcatcaataatgaaacagCCATATTCCAACCATCACTATCGCCTGCCACCTCTATGAACGCCTTACCACGATCAACGAATGCGTCCTTTGTTGGGTCCATGAGATCATTGGCCGATTTAAGGAATCCACCGCCACTTTCTTCTATCCATATGtccaatgatgataatgatgcGGCTACCAGTTTGATGACAAGATTGAATGAGAGTATATACTCATTTGATGGGACTTTGAGTGGAGGTAATCATACCATGATGAGGTCCATTGTTAGTAATGAGATACCGaatgtttttcaaaagacAGACGATTACGACaagaatttcttcatatttACGTCTGCCGGGAAACCTATCTTTTCCATGTATAATGATGctggtgatgatgatcgTCAAGTGAGTTCGTTAATGGGGATCATGACTACTATCATtgattatttcaaattaaacaattcatcaaatttgaaaatgataaattctAACGTCTCTGGGTTGAAATTCATATTCTTGGACAAGTCTCCGATCTTACTCATGGGTTACTCAAAACGAGGGGAAACCTCGGATGAAATTCTGAAGCAGCTTGATTTATTACATTCTTACATTTTATCCACATTGAACGAAAGACAATTATGCCGATTATTTACCAAGAGagataattttgatttacGAAATTTCCTTGAACCCactgattttgaaaatctaAGAGAATTATGTCATTTAATGAACGGTAAACTCTATCCAGATCTCTTAATAAACTCTTTACAATGCCTACCTTTAAGAAAGAGTATTCGTACACGAATCCATACACAAATGTTACAACAATTAACGCAAGCCACTTCACACGATGAGATCACCCGAGGAACACTACTTTATGGCCTTATTGTATCTAGCCACAACAAGATGTGTTCTGTATTACGACCCAGGGGGCACACCTTACACACAACAGATTTACAATTGTTATTCTCTTTGATCtggaatcaatttcaaaacattGATAACACACAGGAATTATGGGTTCCCATCTGTTTCCCCAAATTCAATTCCAGCGGGTTTCTATATTGCTATATCAAGTTTTTAAGCGATGAACAAGAATATGGGAGTGAGCAGGAGGAAACTGAGGGACGTCGACCTGTTCTCGTTTTGATCAGTGCATCAAAGGATGCGTTCTTCCCTTTGAAAGTCTTTGGGAATAAGTTAGTAGATTCTCTGCGTGAGGATGGGTTGCTCGATTATATTGTTCATTCAAGAGGATTCCGAGTGAGAGATGTTCCGGCACCGTTGGTTCatcatttcatttataAATCAAAGAGACATGTACAATATGTGATGCCCGAGTTGGAATTGAATgagaatgaagatgagCTGAGTGAGGAGGCGGAGATTGTTAGGTTGAGTTATGAAAGGAAATTGCAGAATTACTATCAGCAGTTGCATAATACAGTTACTTCTGATGATGGTGTAGAGTTGAATGGGtccattttgaattatattcaatggggggaggaagaggaagaacaagaagcTCTGCCCGATGATACCAGTTTGCACTTTCAACGTGAAAATATTCGTATGATGGGGTTATGTTGGATCACGCCCAAGTTTGAATTATATGTTATTTGTAACAATGGAGTAACtgataaagaaatgattCTTCGAAGTGCACAAAAGATTGTATCATGGTGTCGACGTAATGAATCGCGATTGTTTATTCAAGATGGAGCAATATTTTAG
- the RPS2 gene encoding 40S ribosomal protein uS5 (ancestral locus Anc_6.129) gives MSAPQAQGQGQEQKRGGFGGRNRGRPNRRGGRQTEEKGWVPVTKLGRLVKAGKITTVEEIFLHSLPVKEFQIIDTLLPNLQDEVMNIKPVQKQTRAGQRTRFKAVVVVGDSNGHVGLGIKTAKEVAGAIRSGIIIAKLSVIPIRRGYWGTNLGQPHSLATKTTGKCGSVTVRLIPAPRGSGIVASPAVKKLLQLAGVEDVYTQSNGKTRTLENTLKAAFVAIGNTYGFLTPDLWTEQPLPLSPLDVYSDEAAVQRKKY, from the coding sequence atgtCTGCTCCACAAGCCCAAGGTCAAGgtcaagaacaaaagagaGGTGGTTTCGGTGGCCGTAACAGAGGTCGTCCAAACAGAAGAGGTGGTAGACAAACCGAAGAAAAGGGTTGGGTCCCAGTCACCAAGTTGGGTAGATTAGTCAAGGCTGGTAAGATTACCACCgttgaagaaatcttcTTGCACTCTTTGCCAGTCAAGgaattccaaatcattgaCACTTTGTTGCCAAACTTGCAAGATGAAGTTATGAACATCAAGCCAGTTCAAAAGCAAACCAGAGCCGGTCAAAGAACCAGATTTAAGGCTGTTGTTGTCGTTGGTGACAGCAACGGTCACGTTGGTTTAGGTATTAAGACCGCTAAGGAAGTTGCTGGTGCCATCAGATCTGGTATCATCATCGCCAAGCTATCTGTTATTCCAATCAGAAGAGGTTACTGGGGTACCAACTTGGGTCAACCACATTCTTTGGCTACCAAGACCACCGGTAAGTGTGGTTCCGTCACTGTTAGATTAATCCCAGCCCCAAGAGGTTCTGGTATTGTCGCTTCTCCAGCTGTTAAGAAGTTGTTGCAATTGGCCGGTGTTGAAGATGTCTACACTCAATCCAACGGTAAGACCAGAACTTTGGAAAACACCTTGAAGGCTGCTTTCGTTGCTATTGGTAACACTTACGGTTTCTTGACTCCAGACTTATGGACCGAACAACCTTTGCCATTGTCTCCATTGGATGTTTACTCCGATGAAGCCGCTgttcaaagaaagaagtACTAA
- the NAB2 gene encoding mRNA-binding protein NAB2 (ancestral locus Anc_6.130), with the protein MSQEQYNESLKTIVAEKLNGIPNFNEDIKYVAEYIVLLISNGGTVEGVVTELSTLFDTLSTETLMDVVQTTFFALEALQQGEPTEVIVAKIREMNAAAAGQGQPQAQVAPAIQEPSFQDSSSMDTTQEPEAIPKVEVPMVSAFANVVSVPTGPSSSTPAHEDFQFRDNFKPQRGGRGGSRGGIGKNGRGGARGGARGGIRNNTRGTRFNPLARALGMADDENVNFVRHKKEGRCKVFPHCPLGKSCPHAHPTKVCENYPNCPNPPGTCEYLHPSEDEELMKEIEKTREEFRQRRDAMLAARTKPIQTGIVLCKFGAVCSNPSCPFGHPTPANEDAKVIDLMWCANNLECKDPQCKKAHSSISKIKPVQPMGGAKKPTAASATPFQSAPASHGPVEKVLEQCKYGTRCTNKRCKFRHARSHVMCRDGANCTRLDCLFSHPINEDCRFGIDCKNPNCLFRHPEGRQVPNGNNNAQPGFKQQIQIGPTNERAFALPEGDHIQAAPNQDGQAPFPSVSEDADMN; encoded by the coding sequence ATGTCTCAAGAACAATATAACGAAAGCTTAAAGACCATTGTTGCTGAAAAGCTAAATGGGATCCCTAACTTCAATGAAGACATTAAATACGTTGCCGAATATATCGTTCTGTTGATTAGTAATGGTGGAACTGTCGAAGGTGTAGTTACAGAACTATCAACTCTATTTGATACCCTATCCACAGAGACGTTAATGGATGTAGTTCAAACAACCTTTTTTGCCTTAGAAGCATTACAACAGGGTGAACCTACTGAAGTTATCGTGGCTAAGATACGTGAAATGAACGCTGCCGCTGCTGGTCAAGGCCAACCACAAGCTCAGGTTGCACCTGCTATTCAAGAACCTAGTTTCCAAGATAGTAGTAGTATGGACACCACTCAAGAGCCAGAAGCTATTCCAAAAGTGGAAGTTCCTATGGTTTCTGCATTTGCCAATGTAGTCTCTGTTCCAACTGgtccttcttcttcaactcCAGCTCATGAAGATTTCCAATTCAGAGATAATTTCAAACCGCAACGAGGTGGTCGTGGTGGATCTCGTGGTGGTATCGGTAAGAACGGCAGGGGAGGTGCTCGTGGTGGTGCTCGTGGTGGAATCCGTAACAACACTCGTGGTACCAGATTTAATCCCTTAGCCAGAGCACTAGGTATGGccgatgatgaaaatgttaaCTTTGTCAGACATAAAAAGGAAGGTCGTTGTAAAGTATTCCCTCATTGTCCATTGGGTAAATCGTGTCCACATGCTCATCCAACTAAAGTTTGTGaaaattatccaaattgTCCAAATCCACCAGGAACATGTGAATACTTACATCCAtcagaagatgaagagttaatgaaagaaattgaaaagactCGTGAAGAATTTAGACAAAGAAGAGACGCTATGCTTGCCGCTAGAACGAAGCCAATTCAAACAGGTATCGTTCTTTGTAAGTTTGGTGCCGTTTGTTCCAATCCTTCCTGTCCATTTGGTCATCCAACGCCTGCTAATGAAGATGCCAAGGTTATTGATTTAATGTGGTGTGCTAATAATTTAGAATGTAAGGATCCACAATGTAAGAAGGCCCATTCATCCATCTCAAAGATTAAACCAGTGCAACCAATGGGTGGTGCTAAGAAGCCAACGGCCGCATCAGCAACCCCATTCCAATCTGCTCCAGCCAGCCATGGCCCAGTGGAAAAAGTTTTGGAACAATGTAAATATGGTACCCGTTGTACTAATAAGCGTTGTAAGTTTAGACATGCACGTTCTCACGTGATGTGCCGTGATGGTGCCAATTGTACCAGATTAGACTGTTTATTCAGTCACCCAATCAATGAAGATTGTAGATTTGGTATCGATTGTAAGAACCCAAATTGTTTGTTTAGGCATCCAGAGGGAAGACAGGTTCCCAACggaaataataatgcaCAACCTGGTTTCAAGCAACAGATCCAAATCGGCCCCACAAATGAAAGGGCCTTTGCTTTACCTGAAGGGGATCATATTCAAGCTGCTCCAAATCAAGACGGTCAAGCTCCATTCCCAAGTGTGAGTGAAGACGCAGACATGAATTAA
- the GPG1 gene encoding Gpg1p (ancestral locus Anc_6.131), whose protein sequence is MSYRRSIVVISGPKEEEGEDELQQRYNDQLADMMVHTKFQESLANVTRELHTITEQIYIYQQPEVTQEVVVSVLPNILISLLNSRERARKMYRDALTSRIAEQEWDIEDLLLELRNELDRAEDLLTLYPRRGSMH, encoded by the coding sequence ATGAGTTATAGGCGTTCTATTGTAGTTATAAGTGGACcaaaagaggaagagggGGAAGATGAGCTCCAACAGAGATATAATGACCAACTCGCAGATATGATGGTACACACCAAATTCCAAGAGTCATTGGCCAACGTGACAAGAGAACTGCATACAATAACGGAACAAATTTACATATATCAACAACCTGAGGTGACACAAGAGGTTGTGGTTTCTGTGTTACCTAATATACTGATTTCCCTATTGAATAGTAGGGAACGGGCTAGAAAAATGTATAGAGATGCACTTACGTCGAGAATAGCAGAACAAGAATGGGATATTGAAGACCTACTTCTAGAGTTACGTAATGAACTTGATCGTGcagaagatttattgaCCTTGTACCCAAGGAGAGGCTCCATGCATTAG